GGGTCGGCGTCCGGCACCCGCGCGGCCCACTCCCCTGCTGCACGCCACGGGAGCGGGTGAAGGACCGGCAGCGCATGGCCGGAGCACCGGCCGCGCCACAGAGCTTCCCTCCCTGGTCCGGGCCTGCCAGAATGCAGCCATGATCTACGAACTTCGCCATTACCGGACCGAGCCTGGTCAGCGTGACGCCTGGGTGCAGCTGATGGAGACCCGGATCATTCCCTTTCAGACCGAGCAGGGCATGCAGATCGTGGGGTCGTTCGTCGATGAGCAGGACCCCGACGTGTACGTCTGGATCCGCCGTTTCGAGAGCGAGGAGCAGCTCAAAGCCCAGTACGCGGCAGTGTACGGCAGTCCTGAGTGGAAGAACGACATCGGTCCGGCCGCCGATCCGCTGCTGAAATCGGAGAACATCACCGTGACCCGGCTGCAGCCGACCCCGGCGTCCAGCCTGAAGTGACCGGAGGGGACCTCCCGGAACCTGAGGCGCGGCGCGGTCGCCACCGTCCGGAACTGCGCGGCGGGCGTTCATCGGCGGGGACCGGGTTCAGTTCTTCAGGCGGAAGGCCGCGCAGCCGAAGTTCTTCGGTGACGGTGGCCTCTTCGACCGGCTCCACACCGGACGCTGAACCGGCCAGTTCGCCTGCACGGGCGAATCAGGTCATCCGGTGTCTCCCCGCTGCCGGAGATCCCAGAACGCACTCCGGCAGCCCTCCCCGAGCAGATCAACGCCGTGACAACGGTCACCCACTTCCAGCTGCACCCGACCTGCAACTGCTCGCCCCGTCCGCTGGACGCCTGACGTTCAGTTCACCCTGCGTCCGGCACGCAGAGTGCCCGGATCGCGGCCGCCATGCCGGCATTGACGTCCACATGCCGTTCCAGGTATTCCAGTTGCGCCATCGCCGACTCGGGCGTGCCGGCAGACCCACCGGTCGCACGTTCCAGCAGCGCTTTCAGCTGAGGGTACCGCAGTTCCACGCGCCGCTCCGGGCTGAAGGCATCCTGGTGGCCTGCGGCCGCCGGTTCGGTCGCCCCGGCGATGGTCAGGACTCGGTCCAGCGCGTACCCCTGCACGAAGCGCGTCGCTGACAGACGTTCGCCGCGCCGGAAGCGCTGCAGACCGACGTACAGGTTACTCAGGGCCTCACCGGCCTGCCAGTTGAGATCGATGCGGTCCGGGACGGCTTCCCGGTCCGGGACGGCCAGCCGCTCAGAGACATCGTCCCGCTTCC
The Deinococcus aquiradiocola DNA segment above includes these coding regions:
- a CDS encoding putative quinol monooxygenase; the protein is MIYELRHYRTEPGQRDAWVQLMETRIIPFQTEQGMQIVGSFVDEQDPDVYVWIRRFESEEQLKAQYAAVYGSPEWKNDIGPAADPLLKSENITVTRLQPTPASSLK